The sequence ccactgggaatgtgatgaaagatataaaagctgaaataaattattctctctactattattctaacatttcacattcttaaaataaagtggtgatcccaactaacctaagacagggaatgttttactaggataaaatgttgggaattgtgaaaaactgagtttaaatgtatttggctaaggtgtatgtaaacttccgacttcaactgtaattggagaatccagtgggttctggtagtcttaaatagttgattctaagatttgtatttgatcatgtatatgtttttctctctttgttatagagccaaaaaggattggagaagtggtttacccatacatctctgttttggatagataacactttgtgttgttatttgtttagtgttttccaattaacccagaagtggtttgagtctatggattcttcaattacattgagctgatttctgacgtgctgttccttctttttccgtagtgtatttctgtattgttttagtgattcaccatagtgaaggcatattctcaggttttctgggtctctatgtttttggttggataggtttctcaatttctttcttcggttttttgcattcttcatcaaaccattttttcattgttgtaaattttcttaggttttctgatttgatagggaagttgagaggtcaaatatatactaccggtcaaaagtttggggtcacttagaaatgtcattgttaatgttgtaaatgactattgtagccggaaacggctgatttttaatggaatatctacataggcgtacataggcccattatcagcaaccatccctcctgtgttccaatggcacattgtgttagataatccaagtttataattttaaaaggctaattgatcattagaaaacccttttgcaatgatgTTAGCACAGCGGAAAACTGTtttcctgattaaagaagcaataaaacgggccttctttagacaagttgagtatctggagcatcagcatttgtgggttcgattacaggctcaaaatggccagaaacaaataactttcttctgaaactcgtcagtctgttcttgttctgagaaatgaaggctatcccatgcgagaaattgtcaagaaactgaagatctcgtacaacgctgtgtactactcccttcacagaacagcgcaaactggctctaaccagaatagaaagaggagtgggaggccccggtgcacaactgagcaagaggacaagtacattagagtgtctagttggagaaacagatgcctcacaagtcctcaactggcagcttcattaaatagtacccgcaaaacaccagtctcaatgtcaacagcggagaggcgactccgggatgctggccttctaggcagagttgcaaagaaaaagccatatctcagactggacaatatttaaaaaaagattaagatgtggcaaaagaacacagacactggacagaggacctctgcctagaaggccaacatctcggagtcgcctcttcacatTTGCATATCTTACCGTTTAgggttttagtctgggtttctgtatgaacactttgtgacatctactGATGTCAGGGCTTTACTACGAATGAAAAGAGGAAAGAGCATAACTGTTCAGTTGAACCACTGAATCACAATAGTCTGTGATGGAGAGTTGAGGGACTTCCGGGGTCAACTGAAGGTAGAGAGCTAGTCTCGGGTAACCAGACATCACACCGTAAACATTCTGTGTTTTTGGGGGCTAGTACAGAACCTGACGCCATTCACTATAGGTTCTAATGTAAACAGACATCAGGTTGTTAGTGAACTAACTCACAGTGAGAGAAAATAGAAGTTTGGAATAGAGCGTTAAGGTGGTAGAGAACCGTTTTAGCCCTTATGGTGTAAACAGAGGGAACAGGCTGACTCACCTCCAACGAACTGTATCCCCCCGGCAACACGTCCGATGGTCCTAGAGATGAGGTCAGAGATGCAACATCCCATGAGGGCTGTGAGGGCCACCAGGAGCAGCAGACCACAGCCCACGCCCGTCACCACCGTACAGATCCTCCACTCCAGACTAGGTATCCCCTGGAAGGAGGCGTAACGCCCACACTGCTCCAGTATCACTGTGGCCTGGCTCTCCTCGTCGCGCACCGGGTACGAGCACCGCCGGAAGGTGCCGAACGAGACCGGCTTGTCCATCTGGGAACCGAGTAGCCAGTAAGGCATGAAGAAGCCGACGCAGGAGGCAGCggcacagagcagggagaggagggtCCAGATTACACCAGCACAGGTCAAGCTGGAGGCCATGGCGTTTCACTATTATATAACTAGAAGACTAACGTTGCCAGAATAGACTAAAAGGAGATTTAGCTTTTGTTGTGTTCTTGACTCCACCACGGGCCTAGACTACcagcatgtctctgtctctccccacgTACTGACTGACTTCTGTCCcctgcggagagagagagagagagagagagagagagagacagagagagacagagagagagagagacagagacagagagagagagagagagagagagatacagagagacagagagacagagagacagagagagagagagtacactgTAAAAATAGAGACTCAAAACAACATGATTGTGTAATGAAACCATTAAAAGCAGTGCACCTAATCTGagatctggtgtttggaggatgttTGAACGTAAACCCAATGTAAGTGATATGAACATgtttactgaacaaaaaatattaacgcaacatgcaacaatttctacaattttaatgagttacagttcatataatcagtcaattaaaataaattaattagggcctaatctatgtatttcacaggACTGAGTAgaggtgcagccatgggtgggcctggagTTACATAGgaccacccacttggcagccaggaccacccacttggcagccaggcccacccacttggcagccaggaccacccacttggcagccaggcacACCCACTTGGCaaccaggcccacccacttggcagccaggcccacccacttggcagccaggcccacccactggagaaccaggcccacccacttggcagaatgagttttcccccacaaaatggctttattacagacagaaatactcttacttgagtcattttccatCTCTATTTtctatttacttttactcaagtatgacaattgggttctCTTTTCACCACTGCACTATAAAGCCACTGCCATTTTAGCCTTTAGCCTCTAGCTTTGGCCTACCACACCACGTTACCACATCCCACTTTGGACATTCATATTCAGATAACTTCATTCATTCATGCATTTA is a genomic window of Salvelinus namaycush isolate Seneca unplaced genomic scaffold, SaNama_1.0 Scaffold179, whole genome shotgun sequence containing:
- the LOC120037633 gene encoding LHFPL tetraspan subfamily member 6 protein-like, encoding MASSLTCAGVIWTLLSLLCAAASCVGFFMPYWLLGSQMDKPVSFGTFRRCSYPVRDEESQATVILEQCGRYASFQGIPSLEWRICTVVTGVGCGLLLLVALTALMGCCISDLISRTIGRVAGGIQFVG